The nucleotide sequence TCTTGAGTTAGTTTAATTAACGGGAAATGCACATAGACACCTTTTTTCATAATTCAGTAATGTTCAAGTCCAACTTTTGAATATGATATTTTCTCTCATGTTCTTCTGTGTGGAGCTACACCTTCTTTAAGAGGCTCAGGTGTCTATATTCTGTGCAGAAGTGTCCTCTTGCAAAAGTGCTGAGGCTTTCAGCTAGCTTGTGAGGAAATGAAAGAGATTTAAGGTAGCAGGTTGTCAAGGCAATGGAACACAGATTAACTACTTATGTCCTCACATTGCCCACATGTGATCTAAAAAACCTTTTCAAGGAGCCTTTGAAGACAAATCCTAAAACTTGAGCTGAAAAGGTTCACTGAAGCCTTTCTTTCAGAATTCCATGTtgtttagaaataaaacagatgcATTTGGTACAATCACAGAATCCAATCAGTTTGAATTTCATACTCTTTAggccttttaaaacaaaattcttgAGCTGATCATTAACTTCTTGGGATTTAAAagatgttaaaagaaaattacccCAAGGTGTGATCTGCTAAACAATGTGGGCTGGCAAATCCCACCCACCAACCAGTGTCAAATAAGAACAAGGAGACTTGAGCTTGTACTGGAGCACAACTGTCAGGAGTGTCAGTGGTAATTGACCAGTGGtaaactttcctttttatttgaaaaatggaaTCTACCTTCACTGTTAAGGATCTATTTTCTATCATACACATCTCATATGTACACAGTTTTATcattgaaaaaatataaattttcagGCATTCATTAtgttaaatatttgcttttcatttgaatATGTGAATGGCCATATTAATATGGGTAATACTATCAATTATGTTTGCATTAATGTTCACCAGGAGTGCTAATCACTATAATTAATTCACAGACATTTTTCAATGTGGTTGCGCCTGTGTTCTCATCCAGATGACAGGAGAGCACTGGGAATTGCTATGTGCCCCAATTACATTGGTTGctccacatttttaaaaagaaagagctgTGCAGTTTTGGGAGTCTGATCAATAAACTGCAAATTCTGAACTTGCTGGTGTTTCCTCCTATCTGCTTCTGTAGTCTCTCTAGTCCCTACTCAGAGAACACATTCTAGACAGGAGCATTATTCATCTTCCTGCTCTTTGAAAGTCATACAACTCCCCCATCACCTTGAAAAATAGTTGGAGAGTAGTTCTCTACTATTTGTAAATGATCAAAATATTTATACCTGCAAATATCAAATGGGTTAAGTTCTTAAGTTTCCTCTCTTGCCCTACCTTGCTACTTGTATGATTATTTTTGAATGAAGTAGGTATTTTCACTTAGACAACCTCAGGGTGTGAGGTGggtgaaaaatgtttcatttaattaaGGATCAGTGGAGTTACCTTAACTTGCTCTGGTTTATCTGTCCTTTTATTCACCTTATTTTGCAGGAATTAATTAGTTTTTCTGGTCACAACTATTTGGTTGCAGTAACTATCACTAACCACAGTTGGTCAGTAGTTCAAGGAGTTGCTAAAAAGCTCTAAGCAAGTGCttcacacacagccccaggctcttTCCTGAAGTGTGTGCAGCCTCCTAGGAGAGCCATCTTCGTGCTGTGTGATAATAATATGGGATGTACAAAGTaagtttgggtttgtttgctttgtaaaCAAGAGTTCAGCTTTCACTTGCCTTCATAGTTTACCCAGAGTTGTATCCACAATTAATTTGAGTGAAATGTTTGATTTGGGGCAGAACTGAGAGGTTTGGGTGTGCCCAGATCTGTTCATGGCTAAGAAGTTTTCATAAAAAGCAGGACTAATAGGCTGTAGAGCCAGGTAAAAGGATGTAAACAAGTCTGGAGTGACTGAAGCCTTTTGCTGTTTGCCCTTTGAGGGCCAAGCTGGGAAATGCCTGCATTGCCAAGCCTTCCTCGTGACAGGCTGAGAGGACAGAGTGAGAAGATGGGGATGGAGACTTGCTTGCTCAGTGTTTGTTCTTCTTTACAGCTTTTAAAGTCATACTCCTTGTCAAGGACCTTTTCCCTTCAGCTCTGTACTTCAGGTTTTCTCAGCCCCTTCAGAAGCACAGAGAGTATCTCAGCCATGGCACCACCTAGAAAAAGCTGGATAGGTATgtgcagccctggagcctgAGGATTCACTCCCAATATCCTTCTTAAGTTAAAAtcaatttcagttttcaggTGCTTCGTTTATTAGCCACAGACAATTCCTGCAGAAAGCTGGTTGATTTAATGGCAAAACAATTCTGTTCAAAGCCCAATCATGTCTCTAGCTAGTTCTGATGGAAGAGATTTTCTGTGATTCCCTAAACAGCATGTAGATAATTAAGCAAAAGCCCTTGTGGTTCTCAAGCCTCCAGCATTTATAGACCATTCATGTGAATTGTCTATAAATGTGCCTCTTGCTGTAGTCCAATTGCTGTTCATTACTTGATCTTTAGTAATACTGCAGCAAAACTAGAtaactcaaatatttttttaaatatacctTTAAAGTAGCAAGCCAAAATGTCACAGACTAGTGATGAGAAAATGTCTCACAGGTTATTAAACTTGTATatcttgtttgcttttcattatAGTCTGTACAGTTCgtgttttctgtctcttgaAAATTTCCTTGATGATTGTTTGATGGATctgacactgatttttttcagtgtcaggCTATTTAATTTATTAGCCTGTGCAAAGCTGATAGGTGGAGATTGGTATCTTGCTTCCATTCTTATTTTTGAgtctgttttttcatttttaatcgATCTGGTGCACAATGCAGAAGAAGAAAGCCCCAGGCTGTGTGATCTTACAGCCCCCATGGCTGGAGAAGATGTGGGTCTGCTCTTTCCTGTGCCAAGGCACTGGAGCCTGGCACATCTCTGCACAGCCTGTTCAGTGCTCACAGCCACATCAGGCCTGCAGGGAAAATGCCTCATTCTGCCTTCAGATTTCCACCAGAATATCAGTAGTTTTATTTACCTTTGTACCTGCTATTTGCTTGTGCTTTTTGAGGTAATTtctttgttgcttttatttttctcttcctgcttctaaaagaagagaaagccTTTCTGTGTTTGTCTGATGTGCAGCATATTTTCAGGAGTGTGACACACACAAGAAGCATGGTTTCAAAGCCATCTTATTGCCAGTAAATTCAGGAAACCATCTCTGCAAATGTTCCTCTGTTGTTCTTTGTGAAAGATCAATCCTGACTGAAGCTAAACACCTTTGATCTGAAGAGGTACAGAGTGCACACCTTCTGCTGTTTCACTCCCATCTGGGGAGTATCAGTCCATCTGTAAGCACTTCTTGCAGTATTCCCACACTCATGCTTCTGGCCTTAGACAGAAATGAAAGATCAGGATCTTGAAGTCTGATAACTGCAAGGTACCCTCTTGTTCTTCTGCTGTAGAACTTGCAGTGATTCTGCTCCTGAAGAATTAGTAAAGTTAAAGCTTAGATGGCATTGTTTTCAACAGAGCTAAAATATCTATGGCTTCTTTTAAATTTGGTAAGAGCATCTGTGTATTCAGCACTCCTGAAAATCAATGCACAGTCTGAGATCTGAACTTAATTCTAAGTTGGGACAAAGTTAACAAATTCAACAAATGTACCTAGGAGACATACAAGTCTGTTGAGAGGAAGCTGTATTTAACTGAGTTTCACCTTCCTCTGCCTTATTTTACTCACTTTTGTACCTCTTTTCAATTGTGGagcattttcccttctccacaGCAGCTATTTTACAATAGATCATATGTGGTACCCAGGCATCAACTCTACGTCAGGATTCAGGTCTCCAAGTGCAGGACTTCCATGAAGATGAGTAATGACAGTATTATAGGTCATAACTCTTTTGTTCTCACAACTATTTACAAGTAGTATAATTTCACCTACAAGTAAAGAGAAATTCTTGAAAAATACCTTGCTTTGCAAAATTTTCTTGGTCAAGAAACTGCATTTCTCAAGTCACTGATGTCCACAGGTGTTCAGGGCTGAAATGCCTGTGAATCTTTTTAGTGTAACCTCTGTGTATGTTTGTGGGTGTTGAGATTAAGTTGGACTTTCAAGTGCTATAACAGCAAGGAAAGGCAGAGTGCACTGAACAGCCGCTCACCCCATCTCCTTTTCCAAGTTCACACAGTCtgtaaataaagcaaatattttgccTAATTTTATATAAGATGTCAGTCTTCTAGTCTGTTCTTATTAGTAAAGAACACTGTCGTGGCAGGCTCTTCCCCTTGTATTTTAGCTGTCTGAATAGCataatttcctgtttttccaggCAAACTGTCATAAACATCACTCTCCAAGGAGATGCAGAAGGTAGAATTTTTGTAAACTGATGGTGGGACTTGAGCAGTTTGTCTGCTTATTCTTGCCAAAGGCATTAGCTGAAGATTATTGGTCCTCTTGATTGCTGAAAATGTGTAACTGAATGAGAGACAAAGTATTTCATATATAAAGAAAAGATATTGCTAGGGGTTTTCCTCTCAATGATTGCAAATAGAGCGATACTTCCTCAATAATACTTGTAATCTAGGGCTGTTTCCTGTCATTGACAGTGGCATTActgaatatttcagaataagtggcagttttcctctttttatgtCAGCCCCATCCTCAAAATGGTGTTTACACCATTCAGTGTCTGGCCTGTTGGGCCCCATTCTTGCCTCTGTGAAAGGGTTTGTTAAAGCccagaaaaatgggatttaataACTCTCCCAGATCCTGGTaatttgttgtggttttttttttttttttcttgtctatGATCACTAATTCTCATCCAGACAGATTTTTCAAGTCCACTTTTAATTTCAGCTCACAACTTCATCAGTTCTGAATGACATCAGCAAAATGTGTAAAAGTTCAGTATCTTTCCTTTGTGAACCTTGACAGAATTAGGAAGGATTTCTCCCTGTTTGTCTTTTACCTTAGAACCATGGAGATGCTGTCTTCAGACCCTCTTCCTCTTTAGGATAGGTATCCTTGGATGACTCAGGGTCCCAAGGGTCTTTCTCAGTTCTTGACTGAAGAGGTGGGCATAGAAAATTCTTCTCTGAGTTCTGGAGTTTGATTGCTCTCAGTAAAATAGAGTTCCTTAGGAAATGCTTCTTGGGTCAGAAAGCTAACAGTTCAGAAAGAGCTAACTCTACAGAATcagctggggaaagaaaaaaagaatagacAAGATTGGAATTGACAATTTCTAGGctagaaaaaaaccagaaataactATCATTTGCTTCATCTGTGCAATGTAACTTAAGTGAGAAAGCTTCTTCAGTCACCATAGAACACATATTTCCTCCATAAAATTTTTACAAATCTTAAACAGTGAAAACCAGGTAAGGCAGGATTGTTACTCATTTGCTTCAAGCACCAgacttttattctgaaatagGATGAGCTTAAAGACAAATATGATCTGGGGCTAAATTGGAGCCTTTCATGTATTAAAAAACCAGTACTGCAAGTCACAGatcaaaagaaggaaaaatccatAATTTTACTAAAAAATCCTCCTGCTTGCAGGAAGACAGAAGTCAAATCTGATTCAAATGGTGTGTCTTCCCTGTGGGCAGAGCAGTGTTGTGGTTATGGTGATAAAGGACTTGACATGGGTGGACAGTTGTGATTTTCACcagcagagaaggcagaggcTTGGCTTGGGGATGCTTGTGTTGGGTCCTGTCTGTCAGAGCTGAGAAGCCCATTGAGATGTTTGGGTAAGGAGAGGCTGTTCCAGCACAGCATTGTCTGTGCACGTGAGCTTGCACTCCGCTGTTCTTATGTTCACTTTCCTGAGCTCTCCTAATGCCTGGTTAGAAGCTGAGCAATTAGCTCAAGAAGCTTTATCAGAGTTTCCTCTGGGAAATTGGTGCCTTTAGTGTTACGCAGACATGGTGAGTCAGGTTGAGTTCCCAAGACTTTGTATGTAACAGGAAAACAGCGGATAATTGCAGTTTAATAAAGCCCCTTGATGCTCTCATCTCCTGGATAGTAACTTCAATTGACAGTTCGTGGTTTCAGccaaataaatgtaaaaaaattattatttatgtttcaAAGAAAGTTTACCCTAAATAAGAGAGTCTTTAACCTCAGATCTTAAGCAGTGATTGAGACAAATAGGAGGCTTTAGGGTTTTTTACTGGCTCGGGAATCATGTAAATTAAACCATTCTAAGTATACCTATTTGAAGAGTTCTTAAATTTGCTGTTTGTATTTTAGAAGGATTATGAGATCCAAGGGAAGGAGCTTCcttgtgaaaataaaatcttagaCACCCCAATGTtatgctgctgcctgtcccttcAAAGACACCTGTGATCTTTGCAGTGACAGAAGTCCCTGCGTGCTGTTGCTCTTAGAGGAGCTGTTCACAGACAGTTACATTCAGAGCCTGGATGTAAAGTTACATCCAGAGCTCATTGCTCTGGGGCCTGGCTGAAGATGTGTCATCCTCCTCAGGCTCttggggcacagctggaagtGATGGTGTTTATGGTCTGCTCCTGCTCATACCTCTTGCCCTGGCCTGTGGGGCCTGGTTGCTAAACAGATCTTTGAGGCGGCGGTGGTGTTTATGTCTTGGCCTTCAGCAGATAAGGAGTGTTAATTTGTAGTTCATATTGTAGCTGACTTTCTCTGTGGTTTATTAAATCCAGTGTGTTTAAGCAGTGAAAGCTTTCATTGAGCTGAGTTTCCCAGCTGGATTAAAAGCTCAGCGCAGCAGGCGTCGGATGTGagctctcagagcagggcagggtttaATACCAGTGTGACATTTGGAAGAGTGTCTAGGGGAATGCCCTGTACCTGCTTATTGCATTTCAAGAGCACTTTACTATTTGccagcctttttatttttcttgaatttcaGATTCCTAAGGGGGTTAGACTGAAAGGGAAGGGTTTTTATGCTTCCCTAAAATAACTGCTTACGTCTTGTTCCACTCAAATTGAAGCCCCCCCCCCAGCTTTTCACACCACAAGTGTACAGcagatagaagaaaaaaagcagagagccTGATTCAGTACTGGGCCATACCCTGTGCTATTCCTCTGTCACTGTCTCCCTTTTCTGCTCCAATCCCCAAATTCctccctttctgctgccttttgccCACCTTCACTTTCTCTAGGTCTCCTGTCAGTGCAACTGGCATTAGCAGAGCTCTGGGCCAGCACTCAGAGTCGGACACAGCGACATGTGCCACTCCTGTGGGCTGGAGGATGAAGAATATAGCTGTTATGTCATGGCTAAAGCAGAGTCTCACAGATCCCATCTTGTGAGCTGCAGCCTACTGCAGATGACAACAGGAGAAAGCTGGTTTGTGTGGCACCAGGGAGACAGCAGAGTAGCAAGGCTTATTATATTcttattttcactttcagttCACAATTTAAATACCCACAAGGAACAAATATGCTTTGCTCATAACAGTCTTTTTGAATGATAATGTCatcagaaattttcattttccctttgccCAAGAAGGCAACAGCTGTTTTCTGCAAGGCAGAGATATTGTAATCTCTACAATTACTCAATGCTCTACACCAAAAGGCTTTAGGATCTGTCATTTACTCAATGTGATAAGTGTTTGTGCAGTATTTAGCAGATTGATACTTATTTTCTTGATACTTGTCTTTTTGGTGCTATTCCAATTGAAATGTGGTAATAAAAATCCTATAGTGCAAATATATTTCCGCTCCTGTAAAGGAGTGGGATCAGCAGCTCACACATGGGTTTTTAATTGTTGTAATCAGAGGAAATGTTCTTAATGCAAGCAAGAGCAATAGAATTTGATCCTCAGATGTCTAGATTTGCAATTTTGGAGAACTCAGGTGTGTGATTACTGGCAGGCTAAAGTGCTTTGTGGGATTGGGGTAGGAAGAGCTCCTGCCAAATTCTcctaaaatttcttctttcttccctgaGCAGAGAGGAGTTGCACTCCCATGTTGATACATGCACTCCCACTGGAAAGCAGCcaggtggaaagaaaaaaagaacaaaatatgcttttctaTGCATCAAGCATCTCAACTGCTCCATCCATGTGGGAGTTCAGCTGCAGCATGGGACCTGTTCTCACCCTCTGTGCAGATGGATGCATCCCTGAACTCCTGAATTGGCACAGGTTTGGTGTCAGTTGGGAGCTCTGCTCTAGTCCAAGTAGGATCACCTCTCCTTGAGCTTTTCCGTGCCATCTGGACATGTCTGATGGAGGGGCAAGAACGGATTTTTGTAACACTGCTCTTCTAAGAGCAGAGTGAGGGCTGGAGAAACTGTCAGGGATAGCATCTGTGTTTACTTTTCTGTTGTTACTGCACTTCATGGCAACCACAGACCCTTTCTTGTGGATGATTGCAGTCCCCCCAGGTAGATCCTGACAGGCTGGTGGGATAAGAGAAATAATGGAATCTGTGAGAACTTCACTGTCCTTGAACACAGTTATACAGAAACTCAAACAGCTACATTTTCTGTAAGTGCAACTAATATTATTGCTGCATTGTTGCCTCACTGAAAGTGGCCCAGGTTCAAAGCAGGATTTGGTTTTGTGCTTCAGGCAGTAGGGTTATGTGCTTGTACCAGATGgagcttttaaattttcatcAGCAGGTTTATAAACACAGGAATATCTATCCTTTTATCTGCCCCCAGCTCTTTTACTAATTAGTTGCAAATGCTGAACTTCAGTTAGAATGGAGTGGAGgaacagatgaaaaaatataCGTTCTTATTCATGATTATCCATCATGTGAGAATGAAATAGACATTAATAATGACTGTTTCAgttttttggggcttttctaTTGGTGCTTCCCCCCCCTTTAATACTTGGTActaaaaatgagtgaaaatagCTAAAAATAATGAGCCAGATTCTCTGGTGATGAAATTCTATTGCAGGTAAAGAGTGAGAGATTTCAGCCTTGCTCATCTTTGCCTTGACCCCTGTAGGTTTTGGGCCAAGCCAACAGAAGGGTGTGTGACAGCTGTGTTGTTAAGTTTGCCATGGAAGGATGTTACAAAGGCATTTataaaactacattttttctgctgctgagaggtGGCCAGAGAGGTCTAGGCTTTGAAGCAACACTGCTGTGTGTTAGGAGAGAATCCCAGATTTTCTGAGGGGTGCATGTGCATGGAGAGGCAAAGGGGCTGATGAGCTGAATGCTGTCTTTGCCTTTAGCAGCATGTTTGCTGGCCTACAACAGGTGcttgtgtgctctgtgtgtgtgctccagCTGAGTTCTTTCTGGACCCTGCAggcatcctgctgctgtgcttgttCCCTGTGGTTTATAAATCACTCAGGAGATTTGTACCTTTCAACAGCAGTACCAGCTCTTTAGAGGGTATCAAGGAAGGATCTCTACCTTAACTGGTAACTTTTAGGCAGGAAAAGGTTTGAGTGTACTTTCAAACATGTCTTGGCACACAGATACTGTATTGCAAAACTGTCAGGAAagctggggaaaggcagcactTTGTGAGGTATGGATTGGTTCTGGGAATTCTTCATCCAACTTTTCATGTCATAGAACATAGAATGCTGAGGGAATTAGAGTGGTCCTTAAAGACCACATAGTTCCAACCCCTTCCATGGATAGGGACACTTCCCCCTAGGTCAGGCTGCTCAAGGTCttatccaacctggctttggacactccagggctggggcatccAACCCTGTTGGCTGTCTTGCCTTAAGAAGGCTTTGCTGGAAAAGTAATCCACTAGGGAGACAGGGCCTACTGTTGGGAAATAGAGATCCATAAATGTGAACCAGtaactgaaagaaaactgttctcacaataataataatgatgaaatATGTTCTGACTAATCACACCCCAGAATATATCCCTGAGACACTTATTGGTCACTTCTGTGGTGGGTTGTGCTTCAGCATAAGGATGTCAGCTTTATGGGCCATCCTGACTGTGGAATAAAAAGCAGTGGAATctgaagttggaaaagacctttaaaatcatTAAGTCCAACCATAAACCTtacactgccaagtccaccactgaaccatgtccccaagtgccacatctacatgttgtttaaacacctccagagatggtgactcaaccacttccctgggcagcctgttccagtgcttggcaaccctttctgtgaagaaatctTTCCTAATACCCAAACTTAGATGgtaggagaaaggcaaagcagcatTGCTAAAGTCTCCCCTGACAACATGAAACCaacagattttttctttccccgAGTCATGCAGGCTTGGTGTGTGTAGATGGAGGCAGCTGCCGCTCTGTCACAAAATgtggctgtgagcaggaggtAGCAAAAAGCCAGCACAACCCAGGGGTCTGCAACTGCCACAGTCCAGTGGCACTGGAGTCCAATTGCCACTTGATTGAATTATCAGAGACGCATGAGGCTACAGTTCTAACTTAGCAGAGGCTGAGAGGTTACTGAGGAAAAATGGACCCGTTCTCTGATCTGCTGTTCTGATGCCACAGCTCACTTTTAAAAGAAGGCCACCAAGCTTTTCTTTGTATGCATTGGAAGTGACACATTGCAAGGGGAGGGAAAGTTCTATTTAAAATTGCATAATCAGAGATGAAATGCAATTGAGAAGAAAGATCAAAGATAGGAAGtagggagaggaagaaagagatgaGGTACAGTGTGTCTGCGCAGACAGCTTAATTTCACGTTAATGAACCTCTGCTTAGGAAGGGAAGGGTGGCTCTCTGTACCAGGAGAGAAAAACAGCCTTCTGCCACCACACTGAGACTCCCTTTGAACATGGTCTCCTGCCAGAATGAAGGACTGCACTCTGCTTCACTTTTCACAGAATTAGAAAAGACCAAGCTATTTTCTGACTGCCTGCATCCTGCTTATGTAACTTGCAGATGACGGCTGTGCAACCTCTGGCTGAGCCctggaaaatttccttttcGGTGACTCAGGTGCTTGGCAAACGGTCTGGCGCAGTGGGCTTGGAGATGAGATTGCAGTCAGAGGCACTACCTGGCTACCAGAGCCCAGTTCAAGGTCTCTTTGTGGAACTTCCTCCTAGAAGCTTGCTGATTGTCCTGGTCTTGTCACTGCCAAGTGTCCCTGTTGTGCTGTGTTAATTAGTGCAAAGCATCCCCCTTGATTGCTCTGAAGCAAGAGAAAACCACAGCCCTGCTATCCAGAGATGTGGGTCAgcaaggaaggaggagaagagctAGGCAAGAATAAGTCCTTGGCTTTTGCATTGATTTTATCCATAAAAATTCCATCAGAATGTGGGGAGAGCGTTTAGTGCAGCGGGGCTGCAAAAAGGGGATTTCATGGGGAAGCACAGTCCCCCTTTGCAGTCCTCCTTCTGAAACTCCATGCAGTCACCAGAACAGTGTTGGTTTGGAGGCTGTGAATCTGGCTGAAAGCTGGAGTTCAGGACTGCACATTGTGCTGGAGTAAAGTTGAGAACTATTAAAAGTAAGGACgaagaaaaaacctgaaaccaATGCAGAACTGTCTCAGCTGCAAACCAGATTTCTTTGTGGGTCAGCTGTCATCTCTAGGAGCAGCAGATCCCAATTTCTACCTCTTTGGAAGTGTAACTGAGAGGAACCAGGAGATCTGTACCACCAAGTAGGTTCAGTCACTGCAGTGTCAAGGCTGGGACAACTGAGGTCCCCAAATTAGCCCATCTCTCACCAATCTGTGCAGGAAGGCCCTGTGGCAGACCAGCTGTGTTCAGAGCAGCACTTTGCTCATGCAAAGAGCCTGTTTGCCAGATTGCAGTGGGAGGGGGACAGAAAAAGACTTTGCCACAGGGATGACCTGGTGACTAATGAGTTTCATTGATCCTCTGCTTGCAGGAGAGAGCAATCCAtcatctgcagctcctgcaggctgttCTGCTGAAGGCTCTGAGGAAGCAAACGTGAGCTGTTACCTaaaagcagggctgtgtgagccCTCTGAACCTAATGATGCTGTGCTCTCATGGATGTATAAATATGATGGTGCAGAAGATCCCAGCATCAGAGACTCTCTGGATGGCTTCTACAAAATATATTGCAAAAAGCAGCCAGAGAGAAAGGATCCGACCTATGAGGCAGCCTCACAGTGTCTGTCACAGAAGATTTCTGACCTGGAGCAAAAGGACGGAACAAAGTATGTGTCACGTTGCCTGCAAATGGCACAGTTGGTCTTGAACAGAGATGGATGTAAGATCTTTCCAAACCACCCCCCTTCTGCTTGCTTTTCAAAGCCAGCTGAAGGAGAAGTCTTGTTGGAAAATAGGAGGACACCTGGACTCTCAGATGATGTCCTGCAGTTCCTCTTGaaacaaacacaggcagaaCGTAGCCCTGATGTGTCACATGAGAAGTGAGCAAGACACTGCTTTGTTGCTGTCATGGAAGCTTTGCTTTCACTCCAGAAAGAGGTGACTTTATTAGACAGACATTGTTCTCCAAGCAACACCTTCAACACCAGATGCTCCCTTGAGGGCTTCACCCACACCAGACCTTGCACTTTGCTCTTTGAAGGGTTGGGAGGGGTCATGCAGTGTTTGTTGATGGGACATCAAACATGATAATTTATATCCACCAGGCTTTTAAATTGGCCTGCATCCTTACCCCAGGTTAACAGTGGTCTAGCTCAAATTCAGCCCCTGGGTGGGCATTGCTGTCCAATGCTGTTGGCTAGAACAGAATGCTTGAATGACCTTGGCATggtgtgccccagccctgcagagagaaagTTAAGATTTTGTTCTGAATATTTGTCTCCACGGGGTGCCTGTTAGCTCTGTGTTTTTACCTACAGACAAATAACCCCACAGTTCATTACTGCAATGCCAAGTGAgtttttctgacag is from Serinus canaria isolate serCan28SL12 chromosome 3, serCan2020, whole genome shotgun sequence and encodes:
- the SHLD1 gene encoding shieldin complex subunit 1, which translates into the protein MYLGLWPRGQERGPGTVALRAGEGPWDGGPEGRRGALLSGTMEEKETSPSHTSDSSMLDLPSVCDLAEHFLPPHSSENSQELYPSGDVFPSPPTGESNPSSAAPAGCSAEGSEEANVSCYLKAGLCEPSEPNDAVLSWMYKYDGAEDPSIRDSLDGFYKIYCKKQPERKDPTYEAASQCLSQKISDLEQKDGTKYVSRCLQMAQLVLNRDGCKIFPNHPPSACFSKPAEGEVLLENRRTPGLSDDVLQFLLKQTQAERSPDVSHEK